TGTCGGTTCGACCCCGACCACCGGTATCAATAACCATTAATTAGACATCATAGCACATCAGAAACCCTGTTATTACGGGGTTTCTTTTTATTTATTTACCATCGTATGTCCATTAAAATGGCACCCCAATGGCACCACGCTATATTTTCAAGTGGCACGTGCCATTTTTTCGCTGTATCCCTTGTGGTAGTAAGGATGCGGCTATTAACAATGAGTCGTAGATGAATTTAACTTATTACTATTTACCTGTCTTTTTTTAATACATATCGAAATGAAAGACTTACTTACCCCAACCGAGTTAACTCTCCAAATTTTTATGACTACACAGCAATTTGGACACATCTTGGACACGTTTGTATTTTTGTGTGTCCGATGTGTCCATGTCATTATTGTGCATTAAATAACTCAATTGGCCACGAAATTAGTTTTTAAGCACTCATGCCATGTTCCACATTATTGTAATTACTATTTCTGCGCATTGTATTTCTTTCTATTGAGGCTCTTTCACTTTATTAGGTATTAGGTTTTTCTGCTCACGCTTTCAAAATGCGACGTACATAAATCCTAAAAGGACATTTAATCTAATCCTTTTTACATATTTAATGACTTACAGGTTGGTCGAATGATTCATCTTGAAGTCATATCGAATTTGTTGAACACATGTTTCTTATTATAGAAAAACATAACATCATAAAAATCTACTAGCAAAATTCTAAAATAAAAAAAATCAAGACCTATAAGCATAAGAAAAGTAAATTTTAATATAATAAATTCTTGGCAAATATCACCTTTAGTTATATAAATAAATTGTTATCTAGATAATGAAATTAAAACCAAAAAGAGAAAAACATCATGAAAAAAGCTTTATGTTAAAAAGTTTGTCAGCTTTGATTATTTTAAGTTCAGTTGGTTTTGTAGATAGTTCTGTAAATGAAACACATCATGTTGCCCAAGCAGAAAGAAATGTTAAAGAAATTAAAGATGGATATGTTGCCCCCTATATTAGTGTCGTCGCATTTGTTGGGGCAAGTGGGTTTGTTGTTGGACCGAATACAGTTGTAACGAATAAACCTGTCATTAACCATTTAAAGGTAGGAGATAGATTATCTGCACATCCCACTGGCAATACTAGCAAAGGTGGAAATTACACTATCACGGATATGATTCCATATTCTGGTGAAGAAGACTTAGCTATCGTTCACATAAAAAGTAGAAGTGATGCAGGATGGGATTTTAATGAAAGAACAACAATTATGCCACTCGCTAATAGCGGTCAGGCTGGAGAAAGAGTTTCCCTCATAGGATACCCAAGACCTAGAATAAATAAGTATCAATTATTTGAGTCGACAGGAACAGTCATTAAAATTGAAGGTACTCGAGTAATATATGATGCCTTCGCTGAGCCAGGAAATTCAGGCGGTCCTATTGTGAATCTTAACGGTGAAGCTATTGGCGTACATACTGGGTCTGATATTGAAATTACACCATCTAAAAAATCTTATGGCGTATACTTTACTGAAGATATCAAAAAGTTTATTTAACACATAATCAAAAGCAGTAATAAGATAATGATCAGCTACCTATAAATTGAAAAAGCTGAATGCTACAAATGAAATTTTAGAGGACGGCTATGATTTATAGTCGCTTCTTTTTAAAATGTTCAAATAGTAGTAATGTTATTATGTAAAATGATTACTTGAAATAACGTTCATCAATTTAATGATTCGTATTTTCTTATCAATACCAATTAAAACATTGATGCTTATTTTCGGGGCAAGATTGATATATCTTAGGAATAATAATATGCGACATCAATATTGATACTCTAAAGAAGACAAGAGAGATTCACACATATTATTGTGAATGACTATCTCAATTATTGAAGTTCATTCAATTGATTAAAAGAAATCATAATGTATGCAGTTTTTAACATATGAGGGGATTAATAATTTATTTTAAAATAACGATGCCCATGTTGTATATTTTCTTCCAAAAACTGGCTATAAATGAGTGACATGTAAAATATTGTCGAATATTTTGAAGAATTTTCAGAATACTGTTGTACCATAAGTTCACTTATATTATGATTAACCTATTCTGATAAGCGGAGGGTTGCGTAGATGGCGACAAATCAAATTAACAGCAAGCAATTTTTTAGCGTCATTTTAAATGCGGTAGGGGCAGGTGTGGTAATTGCGTTACTTCCTAATGCCTTTCTAGGTGAATTGTTGAAGTTTTTTAAAGACGGTCAACCCATTCTTGAAATGATTTATCAAGTTGTTTTGGTCATCCAATCATTTATGGCATTTATTATTGGGGCACTCGCTGCACATGCCTTTAAATTTCCAGGTCCAGGGGTAACATTTGTAGGGACTTCTGCGATGATTGGTTCAGGAGCATTACAGTTTAAGAATGGTGCGTTTGTATTACATGGCATTGGGGATATCATTAATATCATGCTCATCGTGATGATTGCGTGTCTCATGTTTATTTTATTGTCTGGTAAATTGGGATCATTAGAGATTATCGTGTTACCCGCGTTAATTCCAGTAACTGCCGGCATGATTGGCCTCATGACATTGCCTTATGTAAGTAAAGTAACACAATCATTAGGACATTTAATTCATACGTTTACTGAACTTAATCCATTAATGATGAGTCTTTTAATTGCAATTACATACGCATTATTAATGGTGACACCGATTTCACTTGTAGCAATCGCAACGGCTATCTCTTTAACTGGTTTAGGAAGTGGTGCTGGAAATATGGGGGTTGTGGCAGCTTGTGTTACGTTTTTAATGGGCTCAATGAAAGTGAATAAATTAGGTGTAAATATGGTTTTATTATTTGGTGCGGCAAAAATGATGATTCCTGTGTATTTCAAACATCCTATTATTATCATCCCGTTAATCATTAATGGTTTCGTAGCAGGTCTGATTGCATACTTTGTGGGCATACAAGGTACACCGATGTCAGCAGGTTTTGGCTATTCAGGACTCGTTGGACCGATTAATGCGTTCAACCGTTTAGAAGGGGATCCAATGATGAATATTTTCTTATTGTTCATTGCTTATTTTGTGATTCCTTTTACAGTCGGTTGGTTTGTACATCAATTGAGTAAAAAAGTGTTACCGGGTTATCGAGATGAGATTTATCATTTTGAAGTATTGAAAGATTAAAAGTTGAGCCATCATACATGAATTTGAGATTAATAATAGCATAATGAATAAAACATCAAGCAACGATACAAGGTTGTTTGGTGTTTTTTTGTTACTTGGAAGGTTATTGAAAAATTCTGAAAATGTTATTGCATAAACTTACGTATAAATGTATAATAATCAATATTATCGGGAGGAGGCAATGTAATGAAGTATTTGGGGAAACTGGTGACAATGATGTTAATCGTCGTATTTTGTATTTCGGGAATTCCCACGAAGTATGATGCCCAAGCTGCAAGTGAGGATCAGTGGGATGTCATTAAAGAACGTGGAGAATTGAGAGTGGGGCTATCTGCAGATTATGCGCCAATGGAATTTGAAAGAACGGTGAATGGTGAACGGGAATATGCAGGTATCGATATTGAACTCGCTAAAAAAATTGCGAAAGATAATGGCGTTAAATTAAAAATCGTCAATATGCAATTTGATAGTTTGCTCGGTGCTTTAAAAACTGGAAAAATCGACATGATTATTTCTGGGATGACACCAACAGCTGAACGTAAAAAAGAAGTGGATTTTTCTGATAACTATATGACAGTGGATCAAAAAGTCGTTGTTCGTAAAAAGGATAAAGATAAATTTAAAACGTTGAAAGATTTGGCACATCATCGTATAGGGGCGCAAAAACAAACGACACAAGAAGAATTAGCGCAAAAAGAGATTGAAGGTGCGGATATACAATCATTAACACGTTTGCCTGAAGTCATTTTATCTTTAAAAAGTAACAAAGTGGATGCGATTGTCATGGATAGTGCAGTAGGTAAAGCCTATTTAGCACAAAATGAAGAATTAACTTTTTCAGATGCATCATTTGCAGATTCTAAAAAACCCACTGCTATTGCTGTTCCGAAAGATTCACCTAAGTTATTAAAGCGAGTGAATCAATCTATTGCAGACGTCAATGATCACAATTTGATAGCGAAATATGAAAAAATTGCTGCAGATGCCATGCAAGATGATGGTAGCTTTTTAACAAAATATGGGGCGTTTTTCTTAACAGGTATTAAAAGCACGATTGTTATTTCATTAATCGGTGTTGTATTTGGGGCAGTATTTGGTTCTATGTTCGCGTTGATGAAAATTAGTACAATTCGTCCGTTAAAATGGTTTGCTTCAGCGTATATCGAGTTTTTACGTGGTACACCGTTACTCGTACAAGTCTTTTTAGTGTTTTTTGGTACAACAGCAGTATTAGGTTTAGACATTTCAGCATTTATTTGTGGGGCCATCGCGTTAGTGATTAACTGTTCGGCCTACATTGCAGAAATTATTCGTGCAGGGATTAATGCCGTAGATAAAGGTCAAATGGAGGCGGCACGTAGTTTAGGTTTAAGTTACAGTCAAACGATGAAGTCAGTCATTATGCCGCAAGCGATTAAAAAGATTTTACCTGCACTAGGGAATGAGTTTGTGACAGTCATTAAAGAGTCTTCTATCGTCTCTGTCATTGGTGTGAGTGAAATTATGTTCAATGCACAAGTTGTACAAGGGGCGTCATTTGACCCATTCACACCATTATTAATCGCCGCTGTATTGTACTTTATTTTAACGTTCACACTGTCACGTTTAATGAGCTTTTTAGAAGGGAGAATGAGTATCAGTGATTAAAATTTCAAAGTTAAATAAATCGTTTGGTCAAAATGAAGTGTTAACAGGTATTGATTTAGAAATTGCACAAGGTGAAGTGGTCGCGATCATTGGTCCTTCTGGAAGCGGAAAAAGTACATTACTCAGATGTATGAATTTATTAGAAGTTCCGACATCAGGGCAAGTCATTTTTGAAGGTCGCGATTTGACTGATAATGGCACTAAAGTGGATGAATTACGTCAAAAAATGGGCATGGTATTTCAAAATTTTAATTTATTTCCACATAAAAAGGTGATTGATAATATAATGCTAGCGCCACAATTATTGAAAAAAGGGGATGCACAACAATTAAAAACACGTGCATTGGACTTATTATCAAAAGTAGGTTTGGCAGATAAAGCAGAATCCTATCCGAATCAATTATCAGGTGGACAAAAGCAAAGGGTTGCGATTGCGCGTGCGTTGGCGATGGATCCTGACGTGTTGTTATTTGACGAACCGACATCCGCATTAGATCCTGAAGTGGTTGGAGAAGTATTAGCAGTTATGAAATCACTCGCTAAAGAAGGAATGACCATGGTTGTCGTGACACATGAGATGGATTTTGCGAAAAATGTGAGTGATCGTGTTGTATTTATGGCAGATGGTGTAGTGGTAGAAGATGGACCACCGCATGAAATATTTGAAAATCCGCAACATGAACGTACACAAAACTTCTTGAAACGTGTGTTAAACTAAAAATCAATGAAAGAGCTAGGAATTTAATTTGATTCCGGCTCTTTTTTAGTTGAAGCGTCAAATGATGTAGATGAGATTCCGAGCTTCTATGGAATAATTCCACGCAATGACAGTCAGATATGTTAAAATAGTATGGTGATTTTAAAGAGGTGACATGATGGATGTACGGGCATTGAAAGAAGAGATAATCGCATATGCACACACAATAGGTATCAATCGTATTGGTTTTACCACTGCAGACCCTTTTGATGAATTGAAACAAAAACTTGTCGATTATCATGCAAAAGGATATGCATCCGGTTTTGAGCCGTCTGATATCGCTTTACGCACAGAGCCGAAATTATCATTACCGACTGCACGTTCAATTATTGCGATTGCTGTCGGATACCCGAATAAATTAAAAGGTGCGCCTAAAAGTGTTCGCGGTGATCGTCGAGGCATGTTTGCACGCGCATCATGGGGGCAAGATTACCATTCGATTATGCGGCGACGTTTAGATGATTTGGCTGCTTTTATACAAAGTAAAGTACCTGATGTAGAGCTCATGTCAATGGTGGATACAGGCGTGCTATCTGACCGTGCTGTTGCAGAACGCGCGGGGCTTGGATTTGTAGGACGCAATGGTTTCGTTATTAATCCTGACTTAGGGACGTGGTCGTATTTAGGAGAAATGTTAGTGAGTATTCCATTTCCACCCGATGATCCACTCCTTGACAGTTGTGGTGACTGTACGATTTGTGTCGATCGTTGTCCTACTGGCGCGCTCGTTGGTAATGGGCAATTGAACAGCCAAAAATGTATTAGCTTTTTAACTCAAACGAAAAGCTATTTACCCGATGAATATCGTTATAAAATCGGTAATCGTCTATACGGTTGTGATACGTGTCAACAAGTTTGTCCGAAAAATCGAGGCATTAATACGGAACAAGACGATATACATTTAGAGCCAGAAATTTTAAAACCACGATTAGTTCCATTACTGAAAATGAATAATAAGACGTTTAAAAATACATTTGGACATCTTGCAGGT
Above is a genomic segment from Staphylococcus delphini containing:
- a CDS encoding PTS transporter subunit IIC, whose amino-acid sequence is MATNQINSKQFFSVILNAVGAGVVIALLPNAFLGELLKFFKDGQPILEMIYQVVLVIQSFMAFIIGALAAHAFKFPGPGVTFVGTSAMIGSGALQFKNGAFVLHGIGDIINIMLIVMIACLMFILLSGKLGSLEIIVLPALIPVTAGMIGLMTLPYVSKVTQSLGHLIHTFTELNPLMMSLLIAITYALLMVTPISLVAIATAISLTGLGSGAGNMGVVAACVTFLMGSMKVNKLGVNMVLLFGAAKMMIPVYFKHPIIIIPLIINGFVAGLIAYFVGIQGTPMSAGFGYSGLVGPINAFNRLEGDPMMNIFLLFIAYFVIPFTVGWFVHQLSKKVLPGYRDEIYHFEVLKD
- a CDS encoding trypsin-like serine peptidase; protein product: MKLKPKREKHHEKSFMLKSLSALIILSSVGFVDSSVNETHHVAQAERNVKEIKDGYVAPYISVVAFVGASGFVVGPNTVVTNKPVINHLKVGDRLSAHPTGNTSKGGNYTITDMIPYSGEEDLAIVHIKSRSDAGWDFNERTTIMPLANSGQAGERVSLIGYPRPRINKYQLFESTGTVIKIEGTRVIYDAFAEPGNSGGPIVNLNGEAIGVHTGSDIEITPSKKSYGVYFTEDIKKFI
- the queG gene encoding tRNA epoxyqueuosine(34) reductase QueG, whose translation is MDVRALKEEIIAYAHTIGINRIGFTTADPFDELKQKLVDYHAKGYASGFEPSDIALRTEPKLSLPTARSIIAIAVGYPNKLKGAPKSVRGDRRGMFARASWGQDYHSIMRRRLDDLAAFIQSKVPDVELMSMVDTGVLSDRAVAERAGLGFVGRNGFVINPDLGTWSYLGEMLVSIPFPPDDPLLDSCGDCTICVDRCPTGALVGNGQLNSQKCISFLTQTKSYLPDEYRYKIGNRLYGCDTCQQVCPKNRGINTEQDDIHLEPEILKPRLVPLLKMNNKTFKNTFGHLAGAWRGKKPIQRNAILALAHFKEETAIPDLKDVAETDPRPMIRATAFWAIGQILGDAAKDYVMSHYDNELEEVQVEMIKGLEMRRDE
- a CDS encoding ABC transporter substrate-binding protein/permease — its product is MKYLGKLVTMMLIVVFCISGIPTKYDAQAASEDQWDVIKERGELRVGLSADYAPMEFERTVNGEREYAGIDIELAKKIAKDNGVKLKIVNMQFDSLLGALKTGKIDMIISGMTPTAERKKEVDFSDNYMTVDQKVVVRKKDKDKFKTLKDLAHHRIGAQKQTTQEELAQKEIEGADIQSLTRLPEVILSLKSNKVDAIVMDSAVGKAYLAQNEELTFSDASFADSKKPTAIAVPKDSPKLLKRVNQSIADVNDHNLIAKYEKIAADAMQDDGSFLTKYGAFFLTGIKSTIVISLIGVVFGAVFGSMFALMKISTIRPLKWFASAYIEFLRGTPLLVQVFLVFFGTTAVLGLDISAFICGAIALVINCSAYIAEIIRAGINAVDKGQMEAARSLGLSYSQTMKSVIMPQAIKKILPALGNEFVTVIKESSIVSVIGVSEIMFNAQVVQGASFDPFTPLLIAAVLYFILTFTLSRLMSFLEGRMSISD
- a CDS encoding amino acid ABC transporter ATP-binding protein, with product MIKISKLNKSFGQNEVLTGIDLEIAQGEVVAIIGPSGSGKSTLLRCMNLLEVPTSGQVIFEGRDLTDNGTKVDELRQKMGMVFQNFNLFPHKKVIDNIMLAPQLLKKGDAQQLKTRALDLLSKVGLADKAESYPNQLSGGQKQRVAIARALAMDPDVLLFDEPTSALDPEVVGEVLAVMKSLAKEGMTMVVVTHEMDFAKNVSDRVVFMADGVVVEDGPPHEIFENPQHERTQNFLKRVLN